The Ahaetulla prasina isolate Xishuangbanna chromosome 14, ASM2864084v1, whole genome shotgun sequence genome includes a region encoding these proteins:
- the NT5M gene encoding 5'(3')-deoxyribonucleotidase, mitochondrial isoform X2, producing the protein MICRGTSSLLRHPQRVLGAWAPLLGAGIAGAHSGRAAAGPPPRPLRVLVDMDGVLADFEGGFLKKYRARYPDLPYITLDERRGFWVSEQYGKLQPELSEKAISIWESKNFFMELDPLPGAVEALKEMAELEATEVFICTSPIKKYRYCPYEKFAWIEKHFGQEFLDHVILTRDKTIVAGHVLIDDRPDIVGKPTFWVRLCHTQGQPT; encoded by the exons ATGATCTGCCGGGGCACCAGCAGCCTCCTCCGGCACCCGCAGCGGGTCCTGGGCGCCTGGGCGCCTCTGCTGGGCGCGGGTATCGCCGGGGCGCATTCGGGGCGCGCGGCTGCTGGCCCTCCTCCCCGGCCGCTGCGGGTGCTGGTGGACATGGACGGGGTGCTGGCCGACTTCGAGGGGGGGTTCTTGAAGAAGTACCGCGCCCGCTACCCGGACCTGCCCTACATCACGCTGGACGAGCGGCGCGGCTTCTGGGTCTCGGAGCAATACGGGAAACTCCAGCCTGAACTGAGC GAAAAGGCTATCAGTATTTGGGAATCCAAGAACTTTTTCATGGAGCTCGACCCACTTCCAGGGGCTGTGGAGGCTCTGAAGGAGATGGCAGAATTAGAAGC GACTGAAGTCTTCATATGCACCAGTCCCATCAAGAAATATCGCTACTGCCCGTATGAGAAG TTCGCTTGGATAGAGAAGCATTTCGGGCAGGAATTTTTGGACCACGTGATTCTCACCCGAGATAAGACGATCGTCGCTGGACATGTGCTGATCGATGACAGGCCTGATATCGTAG
- the NT5M gene encoding 5'(3')-deoxyribonucleotidase, mitochondrial isoform X1, producing MICRGTSSLLRHPQRVLGAWAPLLGAGIAGAHSGRAAAGPPPRPLRVLVDMDGVLADFEGGFLKKYRARYPDLPYITLDERRGFWVSEQYGKLQPELSEKAISIWESKNFFMELDPLPGAVEALKEMAELEATEVFICTSPIKKYRYCPYEKFAWIEKHFGQEFLDHVILTRDKTIVAGHVLIDDRPDIVGAERTPTWEQVLFTACHNKHLQLPASCHRLHSWADDWKAILESKRAC from the exons ATGATCTGCCGGGGCACCAGCAGCCTCCTCCGGCACCCGCAGCGGGTCCTGGGCGCCTGGGCGCCTCTGCTGGGCGCGGGTATCGCCGGGGCGCATTCGGGGCGCGCGGCTGCTGGCCCTCCTCCCCGGCCGCTGCGGGTGCTGGTGGACATGGACGGGGTGCTGGCCGACTTCGAGGGGGGGTTCTTGAAGAAGTACCGCGCCCGCTACCCGGACCTGCCCTACATCACGCTGGACGAGCGGCGCGGCTTCTGGGTCTCGGAGCAATACGGGAAACTCCAGCCTGAACTGAGC GAAAAGGCTATCAGTATTTGGGAATCCAAGAACTTTTTCATGGAGCTCGACCCACTTCCAGGGGCTGTGGAGGCTCTGAAGGAGATGGCAGAATTAGAAGC GACTGAAGTCTTCATATGCACCAGTCCCATCAAGAAATATCGCTACTGCCCGTATGAGAAG TTCGCTTGGATAGAGAAGCATTTCGGGCAGGAATTTTTGGACCACGTGATTCTCACCCGAGATAAGACGATCGTCGCTGGACATGTGCTGATCGATGACAGGCCTGATATCGTAG GAGCGGAACGGACTCCCACCTGGGAGCAGGTGCTTTTTACTGCCTGCCACAACAAGCATCTGCAGCTCCCAGCTTCTTGCCACCGGTTGCACTCGTGGGCTGATGACTGGAAGGCCATCTTGGAAAGCAAGCGGGCTTGCTGA